gttagtgaatgtttactgtatttgAAGCTGTTCtcgctatttcccgcttatcccggtcagagagcttcgattttcgtggagctctctccttcttaccgtatccttgacgATTCGTCAAATTATTGAGCACtccttgatgggatcgtccaatccggcGAGAAATtcctctgataccaacattttcttggtgaaatgcatcgatttgtctttcttttctgtccgtgagcacttttcccttcggaccttttcagatttattgatcaatacaactaaaacaacgggaaaatttaactggtcttatagaaacttgacacttgaaaaatacaaaaccattgatttacgctcagcgcttgcacacacacacatatgaaaatcatgcagtgtaagTGTAATTATTAGATTTACCTACATTTAAATCCGTTTATAATGACTTCGAAGGGAGGTCATAATAAGCGGATGTCATACAAAAcgttttgtgaaaaaaacattttatatccaacttttttacaaaaaaattcatatgaaaaccaAACTCCGTTGTGTAATTACATCGTAATTGGTGGTTGATCAATATAAGCGGAGTCATAATAAACGGATCCTACTGTACTTTGTTCTTTACAACGAATTTTATTCGTTCATATTCAAATGATGGAGAGAATTTGCGAAGCAGATTagggttttttttaaaagttatcatataaattttcacattcaaaaattcaaaatggtaTTTCGCACTCCATTTGAAAAGAGATCAAACTGAAAGACATCAAGATTTGTGCCGAAGCCAATAAAAACATAGATAGAACTCACGACAGAAGAAACGTTGAATCTTTGTAGCACATAATGGCAAAGAAATAaatttttccttgttttttccttgtactcaaaatacggtaaaagttgataaaaagacgggacaatcaaaAAAGGTCAAAAAAACGGTACATTTGATTAGTACGGTCCTTAATATtttaatttctcccgtgtttcatcaggtTCTAGTAATCGTTATCAGTTTACTGTTATCGCTTGGTaaatgtttcgcagttgactgtaaaatacagtcaactctcccttactcgatgttctgtatcttgatattttccctaactcgatggatttcatagcacctttgattgattttacaagcattcttctctccataactcgatacctccctaactcgatggtcccttggatatcgatgtaaacaagccGTTTTGAGGTTTTTCTCATGCGGGATAAGATAAGTTCTCTATGTGCAGTCTCGTCCTAACTAAATACTTTTTATGCAACAACATGCGATATTACCTCGGATATGCCAGAACATATAACATGTTACATGTTACATGTaactaaatgtttctatgatgattcgACACTTCTCATCGTCTTTCTAAGGGAGCGAAGGAAAGGAAATATgtttcatacaaatgaaacatatttCCTTCCTCTGGGAGAGAGGGGGGCGATgttcaaatggaaccaaaattaGAATGAGAGGATTAGAGAGTACAAGAAATGTAATGTAAATCCTCTGGAAGTAGGAGAaggatcccataaaaatattacacatattttaatcaaacatATTAACCACtaaacataacaattgaaaattttcgaaaaactctgaaggaaaataggaaaattcggaaaatttaattcccaaatGTTCTGCAATTACATCTTGATAAGCGTTTTAAgtacatttgatgtttgcgctaacgaaattgatctttgttcgaaagtggaaactgattttcatgtgaaaaaaacacACTGCTATATCTTCTAACTATATAATTACAAATgagtcgccaaatgtgttggtaagcgtaaGACTCGAGaaaagaatagtccgatttgagctgtctttatttcattacattttctgtatcaaacatgtatttcatgtaacggagaaacttgtaattttgaacgagaattgtgtctgaaaataatttgatattacaaagacaaattttggtagaagtactaggaaatttatagtaaaatgatgatgatggtcccgcctccttcccctacagagatttgagcaagacgagttatctaaaagataatttagttatttttttcagcattgaaatcagttaggcaaacaaaaaaaacaacgaactgattttatttacaaatataagttcgaaaaattgcaatgtcaaatgacaagccaatactcagtcatgtccgccacagagccgatacggtcccgacgaggcccttgcagccgagtggtccaccagagcacaagcccaatcgccagccttgtattggattcactatgaatatcctcatccagagaaatcgagaaaatttccttaacgaaaaatttctagaccggcacttaaaaaactttcaatttaatatcctttatatccgTGTTACGCGCGCGACGCccaaacttatgtagactacttttatttttttaactaatataatataaaaacaacaaaataaaaataaaaatagtccatcatcaccaggatcatgacggacataatagagaggacataaatacaaattaaaagaaagataatttgaaaaattaagtagtttgcataatataatccgttcaagaAAAACTTCCtcaggttaattgaaaatattaaaaacaaactgcaaaaaaaaattccacattaaattatccgttcgtataaaacttcgtcagtaacaatcttcgtcataaaatttaaaaatatatcggtcggctgttaatgaaacacagctttcacgtgtgaaatacagtgcctctttaattctgtaagtgttgttgcacgtttaatatgtcttgtcatcgagttgaacacatttatacctttgaaatacaacgaatttcgtgaagcacatgtcaagaaattgggtgttctcaattcattcgcgtttcttgtgttataactgtgaaagtcacttcctctttcaactcgatcacaaaaatatcgaggcagcaaaacTTTAActtctttgaaaatgaacaccatagttaaataaacaatcctttgcttcacggataaccattgcagagcgtccaacattgaagatgaggaagtgaatctgttacattttagtgtcaaccgcattattttattttgcaaacgctgtaatatcgatatttgtgtttcattggtcgGAAATAAAATGGAGAGCAAAAGCCtgaatgaggagagatgattgatttgtatagctgtattttgctgcaaatagttaaatcgtttttcaatcggcataagattccatacttcttggcaattttcttgataacattgtcaatgtgagtgttgaaattgaatttgtcatcaataatcacgccaagatatttaatttcccgaacgcgatcaatagtctcatcatcaataacaatagagacgttttcatttgaacgatttcgcgagataaccatatatttcgttttacttatgttcaattttaattgcttatacttcaaccatctacttaaagaatgcaaATCTCCATTTAAATGTGACACGACCTGATTTAAaccattagctgcaatgaataatacagtatcatctgcaaaaagattgatatcacaaaatcgtaaaactcgtcgcatgtcattaatgtacataataaataaaatgggccctaatacacttccctgaggtactccaagattattccctacggggctggaaattaaatcgttaaaaatagtccgttgagttctgtcatacaaatagctttcaaaccatttatatgcagtactcgctTTGGAATGCTTAATCGTGTCCAACAACAAGGGCccagaaattgtctcgaaagcgcgttttagatccaagaaaacagcaatgatggtctctttacattctaaattatctttccattttgctaacaccaagttcaatgcggtttcacaggaatggccttcccgatatcccgattgttctggtattagcaaagtgttatgatttaaatattccaacagctggcctttaacaactaattccaatattttctctaatgtgtgcaacatgttgatgggacgaaactcttcggctctaatcgttccagcaaccttttgaatagggACTATCagggattccttccacacctgaggtacatgcccagttagtaaaaatttattaataaggtccagcaagatgtagtcaataacatgaaagcaatcttgaataactctagcattaacaATATCTAGTCCAGCTGTTTTTCCTatagaaaagcaaatagttctaagttcatttaatgtaattgggtgaaaacattcaaaactaaaattactattaatcggctgttttatttcatcaggttcatcgaccaattcaatagattgattgatcaatgaaacactattgacaaaataatcgttaaattTAGAAGCTATTatctgttcagactgttcaagtgtgccattaaaagttatggatCGCGGTTTGCTATTATTAGGTTTCAAAtgggatttcaaaattttccataactctttgctgttgctttgatgctgatcaatcttcctctgaatatattcacaacaagttttcttaacagattgtgaatatctattgcgcgttcgtgtacatattccaatgattttcattattaGTTCTACGAAATTTATTGTACCACCTGTCTCTCCAAAttcaaattgtaccagctgttcgagtttttcacccATACAAATTTTTGTGTAACTAATCGATTGGTACACGTTTTCAAGACATcagttagaacagctgctgattcatctaaattactcgtcccgaatggaaaatccaggcttctcaaCACAAGATTCGAGACggcatgtttcgaatatttcctccagcacttcaATTTCACAAAATCATCGTTATTAACGAAATTATCTAACCaaggtctcatgatcggttatttagAAATTTGTATCAGTAACAGAGCAAACTCTATCAAAATgggaataaacatgatcaattaaagttttactgtgcctggaaatacgCGTAAAATCATTTACTGTTTGTTTTAAACTGAAAAAGTCTGCTAAGCGCTTCAAATCATTCAATGGTTATCTCGCCAattgatattgaaatcaccagccaATATATTGAATATGCTGGAATCAAGGAACATTTCTAgccaattttctaaaatttcaacaaaacgttGGTCACCTGAGCTTGGAGAGTGATACAAAACACCATAgttacccatcttcatgccacgttcaactgtaatgcccaaaaatcagtttccatcaataacttcgttgaggcgaatATCGAATTGACCTGATTctctgacataaatagcaacaccgccagtatgtctagaatgtgatagacaagcagcaacattatatcccggaatactatactGATCAAACGGTTCTATTTCAACGATGTGTGTTTCCGGCAAGAGGACCAAAAGTGGACACTTTTCttcaacaatctgacgtaaaGCTACGTATTTTGTTGACAGtcccgcaatattcaaatacaaaatataatattggttcacaattcttctggaacctggttgctatttattgaaatgcaagctgtttttttccaaatcaaaaagtcttttttttttattaaatcgtttattattacaggctcagttacataagtttaaaggagccaaactcctatctgtattgttacaagtatatataaacatttttcattaattctagtgttaatgaagtagagaaccgattactcgcggtttgctcgagtttagaagggtgacatttttttcaggaaaaggaagggatataaggatataaggacaatcacacacgaagatcgataacttttaggaagacatatatttgggacatgtaatcaaggtctaaaccagccaacacatctctcaccggcacattgggctgtcttcctctggcccgaagagagttttctaaattcgatctggcaacaagatacacctcgcacgaccaaacaacgtgttcgatgtcgtggtaaccttggccacaagtcgagagaaggtgcgaataaagtcccgactcaagttcagacttttgaaccatggtttgaggctaaccttagggatttTTGAGCTTTAGGatttgaaggcgatttgacgctgataaatatcgccttcaattgcacctacctttgccaatgagtcagccctctcattacccggaattgagcaatgtgaagggacccagacaaagctaatgacataacagcgtctggttaaagcactcaaaatttcacgtattctctcaaggaagtacggcgagtgcttttccggcctcactgaatggatagcttcgacagagctaagactatccgttacaatgtaatagtgttcaacaggtcgtgaggtgaCGCTGTCCAGTGCCCAGTGTATTGCAAAAAGTCTTTGATACACTGAACATTCTGAGCTAAATGCGGCATGATTGTCGTCCAAATTCATTTTCCGTTCtctatttattttcaaacaataaaCGCATTTCAATACAGTTGACCTGCACTCAGATGTTttgtgtttctgactacacctagagcacgtttcacaattttgtttgcaatccgtGCTCTTGTGTCCAAATTCTCCGCATTTGAAGCATCGCAACACATTTATAGCGGGGACTACGGAACACCGATCAAACCCGACATTAACTTTTATCGCATTTAATAAACTATTGTATGTGTCAACACCTGTTTCAATTACAGCACTAAACTTGTTATAGGTCAAGCGTGGATTTTCGTACACTTTTAAAACTTGTTCGTCTTTTATTgcaatgtcttcattttgacttTTGAGATAATCAATGAAGACATCGGAGGAATGCTGACCGCTCATACCCACAATTTTTAATCTGGGCACCGATGTGGGAACAACAGCACTGTATTTTTCACCCAAATTGTTTTCGATGTCATTTTTTACATCGTTTATATTGGCTCCAGTGGCACACTCAACAATGATGGAGCCATCTCTACCATTCCTAAGATTGTTAaattttgtgtgttcttggATCAAGTTTCGTTTTCAAATGCTTTCGAGTACAATGACAGGTTTTTAGGTTTTATAACAATGAAAttttaaagggtcaattagaagatcaatcaacgaaTGGTTcagcgattggatccatgaacgttcgcttagtaaaacTTGAAAGCATTGATAACAattgggtcagctagtttaaaataaaatccTAGATTCATATTGGGATTCCAGCTATCGATATCGGTAAATATTGATATTGATAGCATACGGTCTGTAAGCTAAATTCATACTGCATTACAATTCACTAGCACTAGCAATATTGTGCTATTGGCTTTACAACCTCACCACACCGGAATTTgagaaaacaaagaaagaattaGAACAACGAGTATGAATATAGCTATAGACTAGTTTTTCGGCCGGAATAGCAGAAACAAAGAATGACCGGAGGTACCAAAGTTCACCTctgaaataaaaacagaaacgaACCCTGCCAGAAACAATTCCTTCCGAGTGGAAACTGGagtacattttttaaattatgcaGCGGCAGGAATTTTCCCGCGCATAGAAATACAGTGGGTATTTTGCTTTCATTTCAGTCTGGAATGAACGAGTTAATTGGCCTCTCGTTGAAATCACTCACTGAATCGGAAGATTATGGAAACTATACCGGGCGCTCATTATAAAAAGTTGGGTTTTTTCCCAGAGTTCGTTTTGCTTCTGATCAGCGAAATGTAAGCCAGTCAATTAGTGATCAAATTAGAGTTTTTGAAATACACACTcgatttcgaaaaatatttttttataaatgtggCATCATTTGATGGAaagttttaattaatttttctgGTTATCCAATTTCTGCATTATAGTTATTATAGCCTGTGCTATACCCATTTAATCGGAGTATTAATTGTCAGTTCAACCAAACTTTGCCCTTACGACATTTGTTGGAGATTCACAAATTATAGATCATTAACTGAGTCAAAGGCCATTTCATTGTCCCTCTTCTCTAGACGTCGAAAATCCCCGCCACGTCATTGTGTCCATCCGGCAGTTTTTCCTGGAAAAAGTACCCGTTAAACGTCCTATTACAGAGTGTCACAACCTGCGCTATTAGCCGAAGCGAATCGCATTTCATTGTTGGCAGCCTGCCTGCTGCTAGCCATTACCACTTAAAGCCAGGATTAAGTCGTCTTTCCCGATTCGAATTGCATCGCATTCTTTCCGTCTTCCCGTGCTAAAAATGGTTGTATTACTTGTCGAAACATTTAATCGATTTGTAAGGACGACGGCGAAAGGGATTAAACTGGGTCGCACCTTGTGCAGTTAGCAAGCGTTAGTAGGGATTCATATTTCCAGCCATCCAAAAATGGCAAACAATTCCTGCAGCTCGATTCGGACAACTGCCAGCCCATAGCATGTCCATTGTCCGTGTGCCTGATATTGATTTCACCAGCCTTCCGGATCGAATTCCCTTGTCGTATGTGTCATAACAGTTTGGAGCAAGTCGAGCACGGTTCGCTCCCACCGACCGAATTGAAACCTGACGGGAACCTGAATGTCTGGTCATGAGGGTCGGTTGGGTACAGTGCGCAATGTGTGAAAAGTTGGCAAACAGAAAATAAAGGGTCCAAGTTCGCTGGCCGACCGCAGATTTGGCGAGCATATTAAGAATGTTGTTTGTAACCAGATACATTTTTGCCATCTCCCAGCTCATACAGTGTACCCGTCTTTCGAGTTGACTGCACGCCAAGTTGGTCGTGAGAAGGGTGTTCCTTACGTCGGTACGATGGAAATGTATTTCTTTAAAGCAATTAATGTAATTATATGTATTATGAAATATGCCCGAGTGAATAGGCGTACAATGCACGAACCAATTTGTACACAccacaaattgaaagtcggaaaGGAGGTTGCAAAGATAACCAGAAATGAACTTAAATGTATATGGCTTCTTCTCATGAATGTGTAAGGATAACTCTTCCACACGGCAGGTGATATCAATTCGCTGGAATTGTGTTTGGAATATTATTAGGTCCCGATCAATTTGTTCTGCGTGAAATTAAATATTTGATATGTCTGTATTTCCGACACCATCCTAACATGGGTCTCTTTTCCTCCCCAGCACCACACTTCCGTCTCGAATGAAAAATGTTCACCCTGTCCAAGCTGTCCGATGAAGATGACCCGTCACCAAGTGGGAGCAACGGCACTGGTAGCACCAGTGGAAATGCAGCTAGCACCGGTCCCAGCAGTAGCCCCACCACGCTCGACCCATCCGGATCATCGGCAGTGACGGCTGCCAGTCCGACGGCGTGGAACCTAGAGCTTGATCTACCGATGATCGAAGAGGACATGCAGGTGATCGATACGATCGATCAAAGTTACTGGAATGGGAAATTCGTACCACCTCCACCGAGACCACCTTTTCTGGAGGAATCGATTGCCCCCGATGGACTAACCACCTGTGATCTGTGCAGTTGGGCCTGGCAGGACAAAGGGACACTCTCGCTGGATGGTGCGATAAGTAAGTTAAATTGGCTTGTGAACTTATGCTGCCAATGTCTCATGTAGAGGAAATTTTCTCCCCTCCAGATACCAAGGAGTTCAGTTGGACCTTCACGTTGGTGGTAGTGTCACTTACATCCGCCCTGCTCGGTGCCATAATTATGATAGTGTTTCTTAGATGTAAGAGGTATGTTATCAGCAATTACTTCCTCAATTATCTTTactcaaaaaatatttcttcaggGTACGTGCCAATCAGAACGGCATACGAACGCTGTGTTTCGATTCGAGTAGCACGAAAGACACGACGGGGCTGAATTTTGACAATCAAACGTCCAAAAACTCCACCAATGGATCCTGTAGCCCCCGGAGTACGAATTCCGGCCTGTGGACGTGGTTTAGCAGTCGGAAGAACCTGGCGACTCCGGATCAGTTGGTCAATTCGCATACACTGCCGGTGGAGAACCATTACACCCACATGGATGACAACAACTACAATCCGGTCCAAATCGATGAGGCGTCGTACGCCGAGGTGGGTAACGAGATGGGCCCATCGGAAACCAACTCGTACAAGTCGAGCTCCGTGCATCATGTGAGTATctaaaatacgtattttttaTAACCCCTTTGCCGGGTTGATGGAGTTTTATGACAAGCACTGAATGAAATAGTttcaacattaataactatttttgcttagAACAGATTTTGATGATTAACCGACACCGATCAAATCGGATTTTCCCCAAAATTTAAAAGCTTTTAAGGGTTTAAGGGATTAcacactaaaatatatttttgctgTCTATTGTTTGAACTATTAATTTTTAAGTTACAGGGTTTAAATAGTGGTGATTAGCAGAGGGTTAACAGTCAATTACCTGCAATTTCGGTTTCGTCGACTCCGTTCTGGTGTTTTTGATGTTATAAATGCAGTCCGTACACGAACGCCGCCAAAATATCGATAACATTGCTGAAATGATCGAATTGACCGGCATGTTAACACTGTTCTGATTTCCCTAGAGCTGGAATgattaattcgaaaaaaaaaatttaaaggtgGTGTTCGGGAACAACGGCACACCCGCATTgataacgtagaactacggaaatattttattcaattaataTGTTTATCCTATTCTTAAAGAGGGCTAATGATTTGCGTATGTTTATGGAAGCAGCTAAAAATAATTTCCAAAATTCACATGCATGCATATATCATCAGTTTGAATATTATTCAATACGACATATGTTGTGCTGCACTGAATATAGATCGCGAAAGCTATTTTTGGGcaatagaccccttttccagaattaagtgatACATCAGACCCCTATAACCaaaatttttaaacaaaaatctaGTTCTACTTTttatcttattcatacaaaactcTTACTAATTTGAAAACTTTGCAGTTGATGACCCTTTTATAAGGCCGTAACAACTATATTACCACccacagaaattttttttttgccgcacttgtaatattatttcaatattttgcttaactGAAGACTTCTAaaagt
The Toxorhynchites rutilus septentrionalis strain SRP chromosome 2, ASM2978413v1, whole genome shotgun sequence genome window above contains:
- the LOC129765090 gene encoding uncharacterized protein LOC129765090 isoform X1, with the protein product MFTLSKLSDEDDPSPSGSNGTGSTSGNAASTGPSSSPTTLDPSGSSAVTAASPTAWNLELDLPMIEEDMQVIDTIDQSYWNGKFVPPPPRPPFLEESIAPDGLTTCDLCSWAWQDKGTLSLDGAIKEIFSPPDTKEFSWTFTLVVVSLTSALLGAIIMIVFLRCKRVRANQNGIRTLCFDSSSTKDTTGLNFDNQTSKNSTNGSCSPRSTNSGLWTWFSSRKNLATPDQLVNSHTLPVENHYTHMDDNNYNPVQIDEASYAEVGNEMGPSETNSYKSSSVHHGGDNDVLIMNCPLPAIPTGSHSGGASGSGSAYYSGLLNSANMPRDEDEDERPYEIVDLKEMSSPHKSHNVQSHLLNETNNLLTIENHPESLPEGTISASDYV
- the LOC129765090 gene encoding uncharacterized protein LOC129765090 isoform X2; the encoded protein is MFTLSKLSDEDDPSPSGSNGTGSTSGNAASTGPSSSPTTLDPSGSSAVTAASPTAWNLELDLPMIEEDMQVIDTIDQSYWNGKFVPPPPRPPFLEESIAPDGLTTCDLCSWAWQDKGTLSLDGAINTKEFSWTFTLVVVSLTSALLGAIIMIVFLRCKRVRANQNGIRTLCFDSSSTKDTTGLNFDNQTSKNSTNGSCSPRSTNSGLWTWFSSRKNLATPDQLVNSHTLPVENHYTHMDDNNYNPVQIDEASYAEVGNEMGPSETNSYKSSSVHHGGDNDVLIMNCPLPAIPTGSHSGGASGSGSAYYSGLLNSANMPRDEDEDERPYEIVDLKEMSSPHKSHNVQSHLLNETNNLLTIENHPESLPEGTISASDYV